The DNA segment GTGCACATGCGGCGCGGACCTTGTGTGGCCCCGAAGCCGCGGCGCCTCAGCCCGGCTCGGACGGGACGTGGCAGAGGGCATGGGTACCCCTGGTGCGCCGGGCACTCGGGGGGACCTGGCCGAGCCGTCGTGCCCACCGAGTCGCCAGGGGCGTGGGGCAACCGTTTCGCCTCCGCATACGTCAAGTTGAAGGGAGGCGCACATTGGCTTCCCCCATCGGGGATCAGCCCCATCCGGATAGCGTATGAATCCCTCTCGCCCGGTTGCTCAGCCCTTTTGCACCCTGAATAAACTGAACCCCCAGCAGGTGGTTACACGCTCGAAAGGCGCCCCCGTGTCCATCGGCAACTCCCCTGAAACAGACCGCCTCACGGCGGAAGAAGGCCGTCCAACGGCCGAAAACGACCCTATGCCGGACGAAGAAGGCCGCCGCCGGGAAGACGGTGATCGTGCGGCCACCGAGAACACCTCCGTGCGGGCGGGCGAAAGCCTGTCCGAGGAGCAGGCCCCCCTCCTGTCGGACGGTGACGACGAGCTGCTGGCGGCCGACGACGCGCTCCTGTCGACGCCCGGCGACGACCTCCTGCCCGAGGCCGCGGACGACCTCCCGGAGGCCGGCGACGACCCCCTGGAGGCCGACGACACCATGGCGATCGGCCGCGTCCTCCAGCGCGCCCGCCTCGACGCCGGACTGGGCATCGACGACATCAGTACCGCCACCCGGGTGCGCATCCCGATCGTCCAGGCGATAGAACAGGGCGATTTCAGCCGCTGCGGTGGCGACGTCTACGCCAAAGGCCACATCAAGACACTCGCCCGCGCCGTCGGCCTCGACCCCCGGCCCCTGCTGGAGCGGTACGACGCCGAATACGGCACCTCGGAATCGCTGACCCCCGCCAGCCCCCTCTTCGAAGCCGAGCGGATCCGCCCCGAGCGCCGGGGCCCCAACTGGACCGCCGCCATGGTCGCCGCCATCGTCGCGGTCATAGGTTTCGTCGGCTTCACGCTCTTCCAGGGGAACGATCCGGCGGGCGATTCCGGCACGCAGGCCGCCGAAGGCGCCAACCCGGCCGAGAGCAAGCCCACGCCCACCCCCCACCACAGTGCCCCGCCCGCCGCGCCCAAGCCGGCTCCCTCCGACAGCGCCATCGCCGCCGCCCCGCGCGACAAGGTGACGGTCATGATCAACGCCGCCCAGAGCCGGAGCTGGGTCTCGGCCAAGGACCACAACGGCCAAGTGATCTTCGACGGCACCCTGCAGAAGGGTGAGAAGAAGACGTTCCAGGACAGCGACAAGATCGACCTGATCGTGGGCAACGTCTCCTCCGTCGAACTGTTCGTGAACGGAAAGAAGATCGACAACCAGTTCAAGCCCGGCCAGGTGGGGCGCCTGTCCTACACCAAGGGTGATCCTGAGGTCGGCTGACCGGCGGTGAGCAGGGGGTTCAGCACG comes from the Streptomyces sp. TS71-3 genome and includes:
- a CDS encoding helix-turn-helix domain-containing protein, giving the protein MAIGRVLQRARLDAGLGIDDISTATRVRIPIVQAIEQGDFSRCGGDVYAKGHIKTLARAVGLDPRPLLERYDAEYGTSESLTPASPLFEAERIRPERRGPNWTAAMVAAIVAVIGFVGFTLFQGNDPAGDSGTQAAEGANPAESKPTPTPHHSAPPAAPKPAPSDSAIAAAPRDKVTVMINAAQSRSWVSAKDHNGQVIFDGTLQKGEKKTFQDSDKIDLIVGNVSSVELFVNGKKIDNQFKPGQVGRLSYTKGDPEVG